The nucleotide sequence GTAACAAAGGTCCACAGCCTGGGAGAATAACATATGCAAGACAACACAATCGCACTGCTCAGATAATGGTTCGGTTATGAAAGGTATTCGCTTTTGAATGGGAGGCTCTATACCGATATGGCTGGTATTTCCATTTGTGTTCATGTCTTCAGATAGCTCACACCTGCACAagccccactcccctctcccaaataaatcaacagcacagggagggaaggggagaggcaagAGAGTCAGCACAGAATATTAGTTCTTGATCAAAAAacagacaagttttttttttttttttaaagacatttagtATCAGCTTTAGGATGGTCATTCCCATCATAGGATTAATAGTAGCAATTTCAGAATCAACCCAAATCAGAAGAACATCAACAAaaacccccaacccccaaactCCTAGATTTAATCACCTTCATTGTTTCTGATTGTCTTTCCTTGGGGTATTACACAGAAGCACCAACATTTACACACTTAATCGGACACAAAACGTAGCACTGTTGCCCTAACCATACTTTAGTAAGTGGCAGGAGAATTCCAATATGCAAATGATTAACGTCAGGCTCACCGCTTTCTTCCTCAGAAAACCCAGCCTGGTTCTCTAGCTTAGGTCAGTCACTGTATCTGTTTGGTAGCAGATCCCATGGATTTCCCCCACTGTTTCGGGCTCACACGTAGGCAAATtggctttttatttcaaaaagattCTACTCTCAACTTAAAAGCCAGTTGATAAAACCTTTAATTAAGACACAAGAGCGCGGGATATAAAAACACAAGAACCACATAAATATCGAAGAAGTTGTATACCATTTTTCGTGTAAACAGTTTTGCTTAAGACTGAAGCCCTAACCGGATTCTGGCCTGAAACTCTTGGCAGATGACGTTGTGTTCAGCCAGGCTCTGCAGCGATGGTTGACGTGGAAGCCAAGTCAGTCCCCATGTTGACAGGCATGCAACTTGGAAACATTGCACAACGAGCAACACAAAGAGTGGAGAAGCTCACAACACTTCAAGGAGACCTCACAACCTTCACGACTGCGGATGCACAGAgacccacccctccctcctctgcacGCACATGGTCTTACACGTGGGAGACCTTCTGTGACTCTCTAGCTTGTTTGATGCTATATAACCACTTGATGATCCTAGCATTTCTTTCGATGGCAGAAATGCCATACGGCACCCGGTCATTGGCACTGTCATCATTTCTAAGGTCACTGTTACTGTCCTGAGACTGTTCGCAGTCTGAGCTGATCATGCTTGCGCTGCGGAAGTTGAGGGATATGATGTCGGAATTAGCCCTTGCAAAGTTTTCCATTCCAAGGTTTTCCAGCTCTTCGGGGTCCAGTCCGCAGTAGTTGAAGAACCTCTCCACGTCCGCGTCCACGCGGAAATACCTGTCACTCAAGTCCGACTTAGACCGCTGGAGCGAGGGTCTTCGGCTGACACCGCAGGCCGGTTCCACCGGTTCGGCTTCTGGGGACTTCACGGTGGCCATGGCTGCGACCTTGGATTTGGGAGGCAAGGGAGGGGCGGAGCTACTGCAGGGGATCGCTTTTAGGGGCTTCACACTGGTCACTTTGCGGATGTCCGAGGAGCTGTGGGAGACGTGGAGGAAGGACTCGGCCGACTGCTCCAGCAGCCTCCTGCCCACGTGGGAGCCGCCTTCCTGCGGGCTGCCGCGGCCCTGTGTGGGGTACACCTTCAGGGACTCGGCGAAGGAGTGTCGGTGCAGGTCGGTGGAGTCTGGCCGGTGGGGTGGCCAGTTTCGGGAGCTGTGCTTGTGCCCCGAGCCTGAGCTGGAGCCTTCGGAGCTGTTGATGATGTTTTTCAGGATCTCGAGCTTCAGGTTCTCCCTCTGCACGCCGCTCTCGGTCTTGGCGTGGCTGCCGAACACCCGGAGCGTGGGGCTGCCCAGCGCGCGCTTGGCGGCCGGGCACACTGGGGGCTTGGCCAGCACGGCCGGCTTCACGGGCTCCTGCTTGGCGTTGATGACCTCCTGACTCTTGACATACTTGGCCTTGTCCGCTTCCAGCCTCTCCACGGCGCTGAGTCTTTTGGGGTTGGGCTCGGCCTGCCTGCGAAAGTAGTCCGGCCCTTTGTTGAGGATGCGCAGGGGGACCGCCGAGGTGAAGGTGCCCGCGGGGCTGACCGGCTTCACCATGCTACCTGTCTGTAGGGTCTCCGTGGGCATGGTGGGTGGTCTCTCCCCGGCAGCCGTGTTGGATTCTGGTCTGGGCGCCTCCGGATACGCTGAATAGACACATGTACACGAAGCACAAAGGGCAGCGGACGGAGCCTGGAATCTGGgtgtcagcagcagcagcagcggcgcctcATCTCACAGCTCATTAACTGCCACCGGGCCTCTGATTCACTTTCCCCCTTTCCGAAAGGCCACAAGCCACAAGTTCCTTTAATCTGCTTAGctgcctcctttcttctccccaaagGATGTGGGAGTCTCCTCCAGGTCTTTGTGCTCAACTGCAGGCAGAGCTGAAACACACAACAACCAACCGCGGGTTAGGATGGGCGAGTGACATCACGGCTGTAGCAACAGAGAAACCCCGCGGCGCCCCCGCCTCCGCCGGCCTCCCGGCCCTGGGCCGCTTCTGGGCAGCGATCCCGGGGTCCCGGAGCGCGGACCGCCCGCGCCAGGCGTCCCAGCCCGCGCCCTGGCGCCCGCAGTCGGACGCGGGTgctgggggacagagaggggccGAGCTTTCCCACGCGTGGGCTCTTGTGGCCGCCTCCCCGTTGGTGAGATCCGCCCCCTAATCACGCCCGGCTGGCATTCCTTGTATTAAACCCAGGAAATCCTGGCTGAATGTGGAAATGCGGGTTTGGCAGAGACGCGTTCCCAGTTCACTGAACGCCCCTGGGTTCCTACGAATCCGGCATCTGCTTTAGTCTCTGGCAGCGGTGAATTAGAATACGTCTCTTTCTCAACGAAGCAAAACTTCTGATTTCTTACTACCCAATCTCTCGGTAACATCTGAAACGAgcatttctttaattcttcagAAACTGAAAATATTGGCAAGAAAAGGGATTGGCagcaaagatgaaaaacaaaattaaaaagcgTGTTTCGGTTATCTTACTTTTGCCAACcaatatatttgaaaacactTTCTCCTGAAAAAGGAGACACATGTATGACTTCCTGTTAACTAcaagcttattttttaattaaacaagaaaactagaaaaacctCTAGATTAATCTTGTAACTAGATAATTTGATTATAAGTGCTCCATGATTTTTCACACTTAATGAGCAGAAAACAAAAGTGTCTCTGTGGTGTGTAGGTCCCCCAATCCCCTAGGGAACTCAGAACACAATCTTAAAGAGGTCAGTCACACCTAAATATGTTAGGTTAGAGAAAACTAGTATAATAGTTAATTATTCATGTACTTATTATTCATGGCTTTCTGAACAATTTGACCATCCCGTCCCTCAACCAAAACCACTATAAGGAAACATTTATCAGTACTCCCAACAGAAATCTACAGGCCGTCTTTCTACTTAGTACACAATACATGTAGCATTTTTCTAAGAACAACTCCACTCTCTGCCTGTTACTGCTGGCAGAGAACATTTTTGAATGCATCAGCATCCCAAAGTAACTGGGTACAGACTTTTTTGGAGTCTTTGGCTATAATTAGGAATATTAAGGATCATGTATTCAACTAACACCAAATAactaatttacaaataaatagaGTGGTATTACTATAAAATCGTCTGCTCTCATGGTAAGAAAATGAAGTGTCTACTAAGAACAAGCGTGGAGGTGGGGGAAAGGAAGCCTGATTGTTCTCCCTtaccatcttttaaaaacttaatctCCAAATACACTCGCCGCCATGTTTTGTAAAGAGACAATTTCGGTAATCTGCAAAAGGATTtgttctaataaaaatattttctgacgCGAGACTTGAGAAGCCCCAAGGCAATTCCTACATAATGACTTCCTTTAATTGTGCAGTTGTTATGATACTTCAATCTCGTTGAAAGAGCCacctcctcccccctctcatgaAGATTAAGTGAGATTGCTTCTTTGAACAAATTCTGAATGAAATGCCAGAGGGGAGTGGCAATTTCTCTGCGGAGCCTTCTGTGTTTCTTCATCTATCACCCTATCTACCACCCATCTATCACCCTATCTATCACCCTGATGGAAGGTGAACTGGAGCCCCTTTCCCTGTGGAGCTCAGAGGCAGAACAGGTAGCAGAACCTGGGCTCAGAGGCAACCCCACCGTATCTTTCCCGAGCACTTGAGAGAGGGttgccccaccccaccacacccCCACTCCTGCCAGGCCACATTTCTCCCCAGTAAGTGAGTGAGTATGACATCTCCAGCTCCAGCTTCACATCTGGGGCTTCCAAATGTGTCCGCAGTTGGGACAGTGGCAGTACATTTGGGGGCAGAGTGAAGGACATTACTGAGATTTGCGCCCATCAGCTTTGTGTTAAAGACCAAAGCGAACTTTCTGCAAGGCAAGTGGGAAGGTGGCCTGGTGGGGGGTAGGTAACAGAGCTCGTACCTCTTCTCCTGGGGCCTCCTCTCTTCATCTGGGATGTGAGGTGCTTGAATGAGAGTCccaagatcctctctccctctaaatcATGGGTTTCTGAGAAGCTAAGAATGAATGAACTATCTCCAATTTAAAAGGGCACCTGGGACTATTGGCCTATGATTGGACCACGGTTCCTGCATTTACTATTCTTAGGAAAATATTCTCTGAATGATAAGTTGTCCTGATCATCTTTTGTGAACTGGCCTTAAAACCCATGCCCCTGCATGACTGTCTTCCCTTGTAACTCCATCATACGAGGACCAGAAGCCCAAATATTTATGCT is from Meles meles chromosome 1, mMelMel3.1 paternal haplotype, whole genome shotgun sequence and encodes:
- the FAM110B gene encoding protein FAM110B; protein product: MPTETLQTGSMVKPVSPAGTFTSAVPLRILNKGPDYFRRQAEPNPKRLSAVERLEADKAKYVKSQEVINAKQEPVKPAVLAKPPVCPAAKRALGSPTLRVFGSHAKTESGVQRENLKLEILKNIINSSEGSSSGSGHKHSSRNWPPHRPDSTDLHRHSFAESLKVYPTQGRGSPQEGGSHVGRRLLEQSAESFLHVSHSSSDIRKVTSVKPLKAIPCSSSAPPLPPKSKVAAMATVKSPEAEPVEPACGVSRRPSLQRSKSDLSDRYFRVDADVERFFNYCGLDPEELENLGMENFARANSDIISLNFRSASMISSDCEQSQDSNSDLRNDDSANDRVPYGISAIERNARIIKWLYSIKQARESQKVSHV